One genomic segment of Polyodon spathula isolate WHYD16114869_AA chromosome 35, ASM1765450v1, whole genome shotgun sequence includes these proteins:
- the LOC121303751 gene encoding cleft lip and palate transmembrane protein 1 homolog, which produces MFSLAADLHVYISESEHFTDFNNTEALLWGQTDLVYGDWSSGENGDGCYEHYQELDVPESVKRNGSVYVHVYFTKSGFHPDPKRKGQYRRLATVHMSRMLNKYKRKRFLKTKNLLTGETETDPEIIKRAENYGPVEVISHWHPNVTISMVDDHTAWVKGAVPPPLDQYVKFDEVSGDYYPIVYFNDYWNLQKDYFPINETVEKLPLRLVYCPLSLWRWQLYTAQSTKSPWNFLGEDLYEQSDEDQDSVKVALLETNPYLLGVTIVVSIVHSVFEFLAFKNDIQFWNSRQSLEGLSVRSVFFGVFQSLIVLLYILDNETNFVVQVSIFIGLLIDFWKITKVMDVRLDRENRVAGIFPRLTFKDKSTYVQSSTKIYDAMAFRYLSWLLYPLLGCYAVYSLLYNEHKSWYSWVLGLLYGFLLTFGFITMTPQLFINYKMKSVAHLPWRMLTYKALNTFIDDLFAFVIKMPMMYRIGCLRDDVVFFIYLYQRWIYRVDPTRMNEFGTSGVEPGQGTTEQIAGAESEPAAAAIADKPDGQKKND; this is translated from the exons ATGTTCTCTcttgctgct GACCTCCATGTTTACATCTCAGAAAGTGAGCACTTTACAGATTTTAACAACACTGAAGCGCTGTTGTGGGGGCAGACCGACCTGGTGTATGGAGACTGGTCTAGCGGTGAAAACGGAGACGGGTGTTATGAACACTATCAAGAACTAGATGTTCCTGAG AGTGTGAAAAGGAATGGGTCTGTGTACGTCCATGTGTATTTCACCAAGAGTGGCTTCCACCCAGATCCTAAACGCAAGGGGCAGTACAGACGCCTGGCGACCGTCCACATGTCACGAA tGTTGAATAAATACAAACGCAAAAGATTTCTGAAAACAAAGAACCTGCTCACTGGGGAGACGGAAACAGATCCTGAGATAATAAAG CGTGCTGAGAATTACGGTCCTGTTGAAGTAATCTCTCACTGGCATCCCAACGTGACTATAAGCATGGTGGACGATCACACAGCCTGGGTGAAGGGAGCCGTCCCTCCTCCTCTTGATCAGT ATGTGAAGTTTGATGAAGTAAGTGGCGACTACTACCCCATTGTGTATTTCAACGACTACTGGAACCTGCAGAAGGATTACTTCCCCATCAATGAAACGGTGGAGAAGCTGCCCCTGCGGCTTGTGTACTGCCCACTGTCTCTGTGGCGCTGGCAGCTGTACACCGCTCAGAGCACCAAGTCTCCCTGGAACTTCCTGGGGGAGGACTTGTATGAGCAGTCCGATGAGGACCAGGACTCTGTCAAG GTGGCTCTCCTGGAAACAAATCCTTATCTTCTGGGGGTGACAATCGTGGTGTCAATAGTGCACAGTGTCTTCGAGTTCCTGGCCTTCAAGAATG ATATCCAGTTCTGGAACAGTCGGCAGTCCCTGGAGGGGCTCTCTGTGCGCTCCGTGTTCTTCGGGGTCTTCCAATCCCTCATCGTGCTTCTCTACATCCTCGACAACGAGACCAACTTCGTGGTCCAGGTCAGCATCTTCATCGGCCTGCTCATTGACTTCTGGAAGATCACCAAGGTCATGGACGTCAGG CTGGACAGAGAAAACAGAGTAGCAGGAATATTCCCGCGTCTCACTTTCAAAGACAAATCAACATACGTGCAGTCTTCTACCAAAATATACGATGCT ATGGCGTTTAGGTACCTGTCCTGGCTTCTCTACCCATTGCTTGGCTGCTATGCTGTCTACAGTTTGTTGTACAATGAGCACAAAAGCTGGTACTCGTGGGTACTGGGCTTGCTTTATGGCTTTTTGCTAACCTTTG GGTTCATCACAATGACCCCGCAGCTGTTCATTAACTACAAGATGAAGTCAGTGGCTCACCTCCCATGGAGGATGCTCACGTACAAAGCACTGAACACCTTCATTGACGACCTCTTTGCCTTTGTCATCAAGATGCCTATGATGTACAGAATAGGCTGCCTCCGAGACG ATGTGGTGTTTTTCATTTACCTGTATCAGCGCTGGATATACAGAGTGGACCCGACTCGAATGAACGAGTTTGGAACGAGTGGCGTGGAACCCGGGCAGGGAACAACAGAACAGATTGCTGGTGCAGAGAGTGAACCTGCTGCAGCTGCAATAGCAGACAAACCAGACGGGCAGAAGAAGAACGATTAG